The following are from one region of the Sorghum bicolor cultivar BTx623 chromosome 2, Sorghum_bicolor_NCBIv3, whole genome shotgun sequence genome:
- the LOC8063646 gene encoding benzyl alcohol O-benzoyltransferase, protein MTLDFAVRRRRPELVGPARQTPRETKRLSDIEDQLGLRWHVPFVLFYRGRGRGAAAGGDDPAAVVRRALGEALVPYYPLAGRLREVEGRKLVVDCTGEGVVFVEADADVRLAELEAAGLMPPFPCMDQLLFDVDGSAAGVLNSPLLLIQVTRLRCGGFVFALRLNHTMCDAAGIVQFMRAVGELARGLPEPTIAPVWCREVLDARSPPRPSFPHHEYDPVPPSPSSFPPPADMVMRTFTFGPDHVAAIKKGLSSLAQLGGRKGKATTFEALAAFIWRARTAALEIPADEDTRLVIAASVRGVRDLALPAGYYGNACVYPAAVATAGALRGGGGALGDAAELVREAKRTAVSAEYVRSTADLMALRERPFMAMGNMFIVSDNRHAGFLHVDFGWGEPVYGGPAGALFVLSFIVAVRNGDGGEDAIAVPIELPRTAMERFASEVKMLLC, encoded by the exons ATGACGCTCGACTTCGCCGTGCGCCGGCGCCGTCCGGAGCTCGTCGGCCCGGCGAGGCAGACGCCGCGCGAGACCAAGCGCCTGTCCGACATCGAGGACCAGTTGGGGCTGCGCTGGCACGTGCCGTTCGTCCTCTTCTACCGTGGCCGCGGCCGTGGAGCTGCGGCCGGCGGCGACGACCCGGCGGCCGTCGTCCGCCGCGCGCTCGGCGAGGCGCTGGTGCCGTACTACCCGCTCGCCGGGAGGCTGAGGGAGGTGGAAGGGCGGAAGCTGGTCGTCGACTGCACCGGCGAGGGCGTGGTGTTCGTGGAGGCGGACGCCGACGTGCGTCTGGCCGAGCTCGAGGCGGCCGGGCTGATGCCGCCGTTCCCGTGCATGGATCAGCTGCTGTTCGACGTCGATGGCTCCGCCGCCGGCGTGCTCAACAGCCCCTTGCTGCTCATCCAG GTGACCCGGTTGCGATGCGGCGGCTTCGTCTTCGCGCTCCGGCTGAACCACACCATGTGCGACGCCGCGGGCATCGTCCAGTTCATGCGCGCCGTCGGCGAGCTCGCCCGCGGCCTCCCGGAACCGACCATCGCGCCCGTGTGGTGCCGCGAGGTCCTGGACGCTCGCAGCCCACCACGGCCATCGTTCCCTCACCACGAGTACGACCCAgtgccgccgtcgccgtcgtcgtttcCACCGCCGGCCGACATGGTGATGCGGACCTTCACCTTCGGGCCGGACCACGTCGCCGCGATCAAGAAGGGCCTGTCGTCGTTGGCACAGCTGGGCGGCAGGAAGGGCAAGGCCACGACCTTCGAGGCGCTCGCGGCGTTCATCTGGCGCGCGcgcacggcggcgctggagatccCGGCGGACGAGGACACGCGCCTGGTGATCGCCGCGAGCGTCAGGGGCGTGCGCGACCTGGCGCTGCCCGCGGGCTACTACGGCAACGCGTGCGTGTACCCGGCGGCGGTGGCCACCGCCGGGGCGCtgcggggcggcggcggcgccctggGCGACGCGGCGGAGCTGGTGCGGGAGGCGAAGAGGACGGCGGTGAGCGCCGAGTACGTGCGGTCGACGGCCGACCTGATGGCGCTGCGGGAGCGGCCGTTCATGGCGATGGGCAACATGTTCATCGTGTCCGACAACCGGCACGCGGGGTTCCTCCACGTGGACTTTGGGTGGGGCGAGCCCGTGTACGGCGGCCCCGCGGGCGCGCTGTTCGTGCTGAGCTTCATCGTCGCCGTCAggaacggcgacggcggcgaggaCGCCATCGCCGTCCCGATCGAGCTGCCGCGGACGGCCATGGAACGGTTCGCGTCCGAGGTGAAGATGCTGCTGTGTTGA
- the LOC8075061 gene encoding uncharacterized protein LOC8075061, with translation MTRWDEILTLPVQNPPSLEFSAADISWSMVEGWKDSMDRLALIPYSRVNDFVRGESNNKDCPTRFHVEARRRRPPTMNCKPKVDGILEYILYWCSFGPDDYRKGGNVRPSRPISEKRKTPAGRPNTKRGCVCHFIVKRLIVEPSVALVIYNHNKHVDKKGMPCHGSMDKMAVGTKAMFAPYISDELRLQVMSLLYVGIPVETIMQRHTEMVEKQGGPSNRDDLLTHRYVRRLERKIRRSVYELDDDDTISIDLWVENNQDHVFFYEDFSDTDTFVLGIQTDWQLQQMIQFGSHSLMASDSKFGTNKLKYPVHSILVFDQHKNAIPVAWIMTPNFAHGEIHKWMGALYDRAHTKDPTWQLGGFIIDDPLADVRTIREVFHCPVLISLWRIRHAWHKNLVNKCSDIEKRSAMAKRLGDAISSICRGNGDVELFEGFLQDFVDCAGFLDYFEARWLPRLGAWITVLKTISLATAQVASAIESYHHLLKLRLLNEADKSVYWRADWLVHKLGTKVHSYYWLDEFSGKNSFSRYWKSEWSSGPNPWCQGMQIPDSDVVIEGNYASVVSQKNKENSHVVLNPGSEFALCDCSWSRKGNICKHVVKSAKVCRDRGLALPSLAMFHYYQALANLVHCPPSDTLISDHAMAVAVSVKTQLDAVLCAVNGTSSTRPAFQDPQSINKPRESETEKANSENGVCASQSQPDAGDDEDQDIPTRKKRKSGNASGDSEDVSIYQDSLASKKHKSGEASGDDEEASTEEDSRARDSRKTGETSANDKEVSASQDSRDREKRESGEPSVNEGTSASQAMQPSETETSQATNGLNNDKLRLAEGAIGT, from the exons ATGACTAGGTGGGATGAAATTTTGACTCTTCCAGTTCAGAACCCACCATCGTTGGAGTTCTCAGCAGCAGATATCTCGTGGTCAATGGTGGAGGGCTGGAAGGATTCTATGGATAGGCTTGCGCTGATTCCATATTCAAGGGTGAATGACTTTGTCAGAGGAGAGTCGAACAACAAAGATTGCCCAACAAGATTTCACGTTGAAGCACGGAGAAGGCGTCCTCCGACAATGAACTGCAAGCCGAAAGTTGATGGGATACTTGAGTATATTCT GTATTGGTGTTCTTTTGGCCCAGATGATTATAGGAAGGGTGGTAATGTACGGCCTAGCAGGCCCATCTCAGAAAAGAGAAAAACACCTGCTGGCCGCCCTAATACAAAGAGGGGCTGTGTGTGCCATTTTATTGTGAAGCGCTTGATTGTTGAACCATCTGTGGCTCTTGTGATATATAACCATAATAAGCATGTGGATAAGAAAGGCATGCCATGCCATGGTTCTATGGACAAGATGGCTGTAGGGACAAAGGCAATGTTTGCACCATACATATCTGATGAGCTGCGTCTTCAAGTTATGTCTTTGCTCTATGTTGGTATTCCAGTGGAGACCATAATGCAGAGGCATACTGAAATGGTTGAAAAGCAAGGAGGTCCATCAAATAGAGATGATCTTCTTACTCATAGATATGTTAGGAGACTGGAAAGGAAAATACGTCGTTCTGTTTATGagcttgatgatgatgacaCTATTAGTATTGACTTATGGGTTGAAAATAACCAGGATCATGTGTTCTTCTATGAAGATTTTTCAGATACAGACACCTTTGTCTTGGGCATCCAGACAGATTGGCAGCTACAGCAAATGATTCAGTTTGGCAGCCATAGTTTAATGGCTTCTGATTCAAAGTTTGGAACAAACAAGCTAAAG TATCCTGTACACAGCATCCTTGTTTTCGACCAGCACAAAAATGCAATTCCTGTTGCGTGGATTATGACCCCCAATTTTGCACATGGTGAAATACATAAATGGATGGGTGCTCTTTATGATCGAGCTCATACCAAAGATCCTACCTGGCAATTGGGTGGCTTTATTATTGATGATCCCTTGGCAGACGTTCGCACAATAAG GGAAGTCTTCCATTGCCCTGTGCTGATCAGTTTATGGCGTATCCGGCATGCTTGGCATAAAAATTTGGTTAACAAATGTTCAGACATTGAGAAGCGTTCAGCGATGGCCAAACGTCTTGGAGATGCAATATCTAGTATATGCAGAGGAAATGGTGATGTTGAATTATTTGAAGGTTTTCTGCAAGATTTTGTCGATTGTGCTGGGTTTCTAGATTACTTTGAAGCTAGATGGCTTCCAAGACTTG GGGCATGGATTACTGTCTTAAAAACCATCTCATTGGCTACAGCACAGGTAGCTTCAGCAATAGAGAGTTACCATCACCTGCTAAAACTTCGGTTGCTAAATGAGGCAGATAAAAGTGTCTACTGGCGTGCTGATTGGTTGGTTCATAAGTTGGGTACAAAGGTCCATTCTTACTACTGGCTGGATGAATTCTCAGGAAAGAACAGCTTTTCACGCTACTGGAAGAGTGAGTGGAGCAGTGGACCAAACCCATGGTGCCAGGGAATGCAGATTCCAGATTCCGATGTTGTCATTGAAGGCAATTATGCCAGTGTGGTCAGCCAGAAGAATAAGGAGAACTCCCATGTCGTACTGAATCCAGGTTCTGAGTTTGCATTGTGCGATTGTAGCTGGTCAAGGAAGGGGAACATTTGCAAACATGTAGTAAAGTCAGCAAAGGTCTGCCGTGACAGGGGATTGGCACTGCCATCGTTGGCCATGTTCCACTATTACCAGGCATTGGCAAATCTTGTTCATTGTCCACCCAGTGACACTTTGATTAGTGACCATGCAATGGCTGTGGCAGTTTCTGTTAAAACACAGTTAGATGCAGTGTTGTGCGCTGTTAATGGAACTTCTTCAACTAGGCCAGCTTTCCAGGATCCACAATCAATAAATAAGCCAAGAGAATCTGAAACTGAGAAAGCCAACTCTGAGAATGGTGTGTGCGCAAGTCAATCCCAGCCTGATGCTGGCGATGATGAAGATCAGGACATTCCAACTCGCAAGAAAAGAAAGTCGGGAAACGCTTCTGGTGACAGTGAAGATGTTTCCATATATCAGGACAGTCTGGCTAGCAAGAAACATAAGTCAGGAGAAGCTTCTGGTGATGATGAAGAGGCCTCCACAGAAGAGGACAGTCGGGCTCGTGACAGTAGGAAGACAGGAGAAACTTCTGCTAACGATAAAGAGGTTTCTGCAAGTCAGGACAGTAGAGATCGCGAGAAGAGAGAGTCGGGAGAACCTTCTGTCAACGAAGGAACTTCAGCATCTCAAGCCATGCAACCTTCCGAGACTGAAACCAGCCAAGCAACCAATGGACTAAACAATGACAAGCTTAGATTAGCTGAAGGGGCAATTGGGACATGA
- the LOC8075062 gene encoding uncharacterized protein At4g14100, with translation MSSFFSNANLSIYARPDRVAAVISSDKHKPPMSPLLLLLLPLLLATANGKTTAVAFVTAAAAAVRDDDGGGGGPSAPSSSPVPPATPPWPEQFHAVVITNLSAHGGGGGLQLIDLYYDWPRGRDLNIVRDQLSGEPQWNVEWTNGTAFLFDAASCATFQFAVGLLPPDWKSRAGAAYLGRDRVDGFDCHVWSNFVFARYYEDVATGRPVSWTFNGMQRHVLSFEAGAVLQDSSKWQAPAYCFIDSNGGSSANAAAWSS, from the exons ATGAGCAGCTTTTTCTCCAACGCCAACCTCAGCATCTACGCACGGCCGGACCGAGTGGCGGCGGTGATCAGCTCGGATAAGCATAAGCCCCCAATGtcgccactcctgttgttgCTCCTCCCActcctcctcgccacggccaatgGCAAGACCACCGCAGTGGCGTTCGTgacagcggcagcagcagccgtCAGGGACGACGACGGGGGCGGTGGCGGGCCTTCTGCTCCGTCGTCGTCTCCGGTGCCGCCGGCGACGCCGCCGTGGCCGGAGCAGTTCCACGCGGTGGTGATCACGAACCTGAGCgcgcatggcggcggcggcgggctgcAGCTGATCGACCTCTACTACGACTGGCCGCGCGGGCGCGATCTGAACATCGTCCGCGACCAGCTCTCCGGCGAGCCGCAGTGGAACGTGGAGTGGACCAACGGCACCGCGTTCCTGTTCGACGCCGCGTCCTGCGCCACCTTCCAGTTCGCCGTCGGCCTCCTCCCGCCCGACTGGAAAtcccgcgccggcgccgcctaCCTGGGCCGCGACCGCGTCGACGGCTTCGACTGCCACGTCTGGTCCAACTTCGTCTTCGCCCGCTACTACGAGGACGTCGCCACCGGCCGCCCCGTCAGCTGGACCTTCAATG GGATGCAGCGGCATGTGCTGAGCTTCGAGGCGGGGGCAGTGCTGCAGGACTCCTCCAAGTGGCAGGCGCCGGCATACTGCTTCATCGACAGCAATGGCGGCAGTAGCGCCAACGCCGCTGCTTGGTCTTCCTGA
- the LOC8063647 gene encoding TLC domain-containing protein At5g14285: protein MDFMASLAAEKRWLFPKFFAMYATIYCVGQLVMFRQWASRQHLDSASCLISLFHGTPAALAAAEASLTLPVGARSFTAPNARPQDHVLDHSIAYFAVDLLHYLVFLPRDVLIIGHHLATLFVFLTCRYLVRHGAYPLLVLLFLAEVTSLLQNVWTLTGILRDQSPTAARVYDVVSLPFYTLYMLARGVAGPLFLLKMAAFYLSGQAVDVIPWWVRISWILVVGIGIVISNLWIWNLLI from the coding sequence ATGGATTTCATGGCGTCCTTGGCCGCCGAGAAGCGGTGGCTATTCCCGAAATTCTTCGCCATGTATGCCACCATCTATTGTGTCGGGCAGCTCGTCATGTTCCGGCAGTGGGCGTCGCGACAACACCTAGATAGCGCCAGCTGCCTCATCTCGCTCTTCCATGGCACCCCCGCCGCGTTGGCCGCTGCGGAGGCCAGCCTCACACTGCCCGTAGGAGCCCGCTCCTTCACCGCGCCCAACGCACGCCCGCAGGACCATGTCCTCGACCACAGCATCGCCTACTTCGCCGTGGACCTGCTCCACTACCTTGTCTTCCTACCCagagatgtcctcatcatcgggCACCACCTTGCCACGCTATTTGTCTTCCTCACCTGCCGATACCTCGTCCGCCACGGCGCCTACCCACTACTAGTCCTCCTCTTTCTCGCCGAGGTCACCAGCTTGCTGCAGAACGTATGGACGCTCACTGGGATCTTGCGAGACCAATCCCCCACCGCCGCGCGTGTCTACGATGTCGTCTCGCTTCCCTTCTACACGCTCTACATGCTCGCCAGGGGCGTTGCCGGCCCGCTCTTCCTCCTCAAGATGGCTGCCTTCTACCTATCTGGCCAGGCCGTCGACGTCATCCCGTGGTGGGTGCGGATCTCCTGGATCCTCGTTGTCGGCATCGGCATTGTGATTAGCAACCTGTGGATTTGGAACCTGTTGATCTAA